In Bombus huntii isolate Logan2020A chromosome 3, iyBomHunt1.1, whole genome shotgun sequence, a single genomic region encodes these proteins:
- the LOC126864327 gene encoding uncharacterized protein LOC126864327, with the protein MTGRSSTKRTGLCLLALLLSCLSNDVFVVGEPEPIPSELLYSKNFINNAENLILLNKLKQVIDAKEEIVEQEKTLDDVQMMLQTVLEARAKDDMRVPPGDYSVEEIPTPNPPHKQVQRSGKRTSISYMTLCHFKICNMGRKRQLHK; encoded by the exons ATGACGGGAAGGTCCAGCACGAAACGGACGGGCCTGTGTCTGCTGGCACTGTTGTTGTCCTGCCTCTCCAACGACGTTTTCGTCGTTGGAGAGCCGGAGCCGATACCGTCGGAGCTCCTCTATAGCAAAAACTTCATCAATAACGCTGAGAATCTC ATATTACTGAACAAGCTGAAGCAAGTGATCGATGCGAAGGAGGAAATAGTAGAGCAAGAAAAGACACTGGACGACGTACAAATGATGCTTCAAACGGTACTGGAAGCGAGGGCGAAAGACGATATGAGGGTTCCACCGGGTGATTACTCTGTCGAGGAGATACCAACACCGAATCCCCCGCATAAACAGGTGCAACGTTCCGGCAAGCGTACCTCGATAAGCT ATATGACCTTGTGTCACTTCAAGATCTGCAACATGGGACGCAAGCGACAGTTACACAAGTAA